Proteins encoded in a region of the Streptomyces sp. NBC_00513 genome:
- a CDS encoding APC family permease has protein sequence MSKLTDVPKRILIGRALRSDRLGETLLPKRIALPVFASDPLSSVAYAPGEVLLVLSIAGVSAYHFSPWIAVAVVVLMFTVVASYRQNVHAYPSGGGDYEVANTNLGPRAGLTVASALLVDYVLTVAVSISSGVENLGSAVDFVIEHKVLSAMIMIILLTLMNLRGVKESGKLFAIPTYVFVGAVFVLIAYGAFKGLVLGDDMKAPTADLEIKPEQQGLAGFALVFLLLRAFSSGCAALTGVEAISNGVPAFRKPKSKNAATTLALMGGLAVTMFCGIIGLAMATDVKMAENPPVDLLDNGVPVGADYVQHPVISQVGEAVFGSGSFLFIILAIATALVLFLAANTAYNGFPLLGSILAQDRYLPRQLHTRGDRLAFSNGIVLLAGAAMLLVWLYDADSTKLIQLYIVGVFVSFTLSQIGMVRHWNRHLRSERDQAARRRMHRSRAINTFGAFFTGMVLVVVLATKFTHGAWVALLGMVIFYGTMTAIRKHYDRVSTEIAAAEGPSDDSVRPSRVHSIVLVSKVHKPTLRALAFAKLTRSDTLEALSISVDPAETKALKADWEQRGINVPLKILDSPYREITRPVVEYVKGLRSENPRDAVSVYIPEYVVGRWYEHLLHNQSALRLKGRLLFTPGVMVTSVPYQLESSELAKRRAKKRQDWNAPGAVRRGPVDTPRSRPKDSAK, from the coding sequence GTGTCCAAACTGACCGACGTGCCCAAACGGATCCTGATCGGCCGGGCGCTACGCAGCGACCGCCTCGGAGAAACACTCCTCCCCAAGCGGATCGCCCTTCCCGTCTTCGCGTCCGACCCGCTCTCGTCCGTGGCCTACGCCCCGGGCGAGGTCCTGCTGGTCCTCTCGATCGCGGGTGTGTCGGCGTACCACTTCAGCCCCTGGATCGCGGTCGCGGTCGTGGTGCTCATGTTCACCGTCGTCGCCTCCTACCGACAGAACGTCCACGCCTACCCGAGCGGCGGCGGCGACTACGAGGTCGCCAACACCAACCTCGGACCCAGAGCCGGCCTCACCGTGGCGAGCGCCCTGCTCGTCGACTACGTCCTCACGGTCGCCGTCTCCATCTCCTCCGGTGTGGAGAACCTGGGATCCGCCGTCGATTTCGTCATCGAGCACAAGGTGCTCTCGGCGATGATCATGATCATCCTTCTGACGCTGATGAATCTGCGCGGAGTCAAGGAATCCGGGAAACTCTTCGCGATCCCGACCTACGTGTTCGTCGGAGCCGTCTTCGTCCTCATCGCTTACGGCGCCTTCAAGGGCCTCGTACTCGGCGACGACATGAAGGCCCCCACCGCGGACCTGGAGATCAAACCCGAACAGCAGGGGCTCGCCGGATTCGCCCTCGTCTTCCTGCTCCTGCGCGCCTTCTCCTCGGGCTGTGCCGCCCTCACCGGCGTCGAGGCCATCAGCAACGGCGTCCCCGCCTTCCGCAAGCCCAAGAGCAAGAACGCCGCCACCACCCTCGCCCTCATGGGCGGACTCGCGGTCACCATGTTCTGCGGGATCATCGGCCTGGCCATGGCCACCGACGTGAAAATGGCGGAGAACCCCCCCGTCGACCTCCTGGACAACGGCGTCCCCGTCGGCGCCGACTACGTCCAGCACCCCGTGATCTCCCAGGTCGGCGAGGCCGTCTTCGGCAGTGGCAGCTTCCTCTTCATCATCCTGGCCATCGCCACCGCGCTCGTCCTCTTCCTGGCCGCCAACACCGCCTACAACGGGTTCCCGCTGCTCGGCTCGATCCTCGCCCAGGACCGCTACCTGCCGCGCCAGCTGCACACCCGCGGCGACCGCCTCGCCTTCTCCAACGGCATCGTGCTCCTCGCGGGCGCCGCCATGCTGCTCGTGTGGCTGTACGACGCCGACTCGACGAAGCTGATCCAGCTCTACATCGTCGGCGTCTTCGTCTCCTTCACACTCAGTCAGATCGGCATGGTCCGGCACTGGAACCGGCACCTGCGCTCCGAGCGCGACCAGGCCGCCCGCCGCCGCATGCACCGCTCGCGGGCGATCAACACGTTCGGCGCGTTCTTCACCGGCATGGTGCTCGTCGTCGTCCTCGCCACCAAGTTCACGCACGGCGCCTGGGTCGCCCTGCTGGGCATGGTCATCTTCTACGGAACGATGACCGCCATCCGCAAGCACTACGACCGCGTCTCCACCGAGATCGCCGCCGCCGAAGGTCCCAGCGACGACAGCGTGCGCCCCTCCCGGGTCCACTCCATCGTCCTCGTCTCCAAGGTCCACAAGCCCACGCTGCGGGCCCTGGCCTTCGCGAAGCTGACCCGCTCGGACACCCTGGAAGCACTCAGCATCAGCGTCGACCCGGCCGAGACCAAGGCGCTGAAGGCCGACTGGGAGCAGCGCGGGATCAACGTCCCGCTCAAGATCCTCGACTCGCCCTACCGCGAGATCACCCGGCCGGTCGTCGAGTACGTCAAGGGACTGCGCAGCGAGAACCCGCGCGACGCCGTCAGCGTCTACATCCCCGAGTACGTCGTCGGCCGCTGGTACGAACACCTCCTGCACAACCAGAGCGCGCTGCGCCTCAAGGGCCGACTGCTCTTCACACCCGGCGTGATGGTCACCTCCGTGCCGTACCAGCTGGAGTCCTCGGAACTCGCCAAGCGGCGGGCTAAGAAGCGCCAGGACTGGAACGCCCCCGGCGCGGTCCGCCGCGGGCCGGTGGACACCCCGCGGTCGCGGCCGAAGGACTCGGCGAAGTAG
- a CDS encoding class I SAM-dependent RNA methyltransferase yields the protein MTEQIEKQSLVGEEYEVEVGPVAHGGHCIARTAEGRVLFVRHTLPGEKVVAKVTEGDVDSRFLRADAITVLDPSKDRVEAPCPYAGPGKCGGCDWQHAKPGAQRRLKGEVVAEQLKRLAGLTPEEAGWDGTVMPAEGDKLPAGQVPQWRTRVQFAIDDDGRVGLRKHRSHDIEPIDHCMIAAPGVSELGIEQQDWPQMASVEAIAASGSNDRQVVLTPRPGGRLPLVELDKPVSVLRVEEKDGGVHRVHGRPFVRERADGRTYRVGMGGFWQVHPQAADTLIKAVMQGLMPRKGEMALDLYCGVGIFAGALAERLGDTGAVLGIESTKRAVEDARHNLTDFPRVRIEQGKVEQILPKTGITECDLVVLDPPRAGAGKQTARQVAGLTPRRIAYVACDPAALARDLGYFKENGYKVRTLRVFDLFPMTHHVECVAILEPVREDA from the coding sequence ATGACCGAGCAGATCGAGAAGCAGTCACTGGTCGGGGAGGAGTACGAGGTCGAGGTCGGCCCCGTCGCGCACGGAGGCCACTGCATCGCCCGCACCGCCGAGGGTCGGGTCCTGTTCGTCCGCCACACCCTGCCCGGCGAGAAGGTCGTCGCCAAGGTCACCGAAGGCGACGTCGACTCCCGCTTCCTGCGCGCCGACGCCATTACCGTCCTGGACCCCTCCAAGGACCGCGTCGAGGCCCCCTGCCCGTACGCCGGCCCCGGCAAGTGCGGCGGCTGCGACTGGCAGCACGCCAAGCCGGGCGCCCAGCGCCGGCTCAAGGGCGAGGTCGTCGCCGAACAGCTGAAGCGCCTCGCCGGCCTCACCCCGGAGGAAGCCGGCTGGGACGGCACGGTCATGCCCGCCGAAGGCGACAAGCTGCCGGCCGGCCAGGTACCGCAGTGGCGCACCCGGGTCCAGTTCGCGATCGACGACGACGGCCGGGTGGGCCTGCGGAAGCACCGCTCGCACGACATCGAGCCGATCGACCACTGCATGATCGCCGCCCCCGGCGTCAGCGAACTCGGCATCGAACAGCAGGACTGGCCCCAGATGGCGTCGGTGGAGGCCATCGCCGCCTCCGGTTCGAACGACCGCCAGGTGGTCCTCACCCCCCGCCCCGGCGGCCGACTGCCGCTCGTCGAACTCGACAAGCCCGTCTCGGTCCTGCGCGTCGAGGAGAAGGACGGCGGAGTCCACCGCGTCCACGGCCGCCCCTTCGTCCGCGAGCGCGCCGACGGCCGCACCTACCGCGTCGGCATGGGCGGCTTCTGGCAGGTCCACCCGCAGGCCGCCGACACCCTGATCAAGGCCGTCATGCAGGGCCTGATGCCGCGCAAGGGCGAGATGGCCCTCGACCTCTACTGCGGCGTCGGCATCTTCGCGGGCGCCCTCGCCGAACGCCTCGGCGACACCGGCGCGGTACTCGGCATCGAGTCGACGAAGCGCGCCGTCGAGGACGCCCGCCACAACCTGACCGACTTCCCGCGGGTCCGGATCGAGCAGGGCAAGGTCGAGCAGATCCTCCCGAAGACCGGCATCACCGAGTGCGACCTGGTCGTCCTCGACCCGCCCCGCGCCGGCGCCGGCAAGCAGACGGCCCGCCAGGTGGCCGGCCTCACCCCGCGCCGCATCGCATACGTGGCCTGCGACCCGGCGGCCCTGGCCCGCGACCTGGGCTACTTCAAGGAGAACGGCTACAAGGTGCGCACGCTGCGCGTCTTCGACCTCTTCCCGATGACCCACCACGTGGAGTGCGTGGCGATCCTGGAGCCGGTGCGCGAGGACGCGTGA
- a CDS encoding LysR family transcriptional regulator, whose amino-acid sequence MSGVEIRELEVFLALAQELHFGRAGERLYVSQSRVSQLLRSLESRIGAPLVERTSRRVSLTPLGESFLAALRPAYDALRATVDDARAAARGMGGTLRIGFQGTVDDYLSQAIARFGDRYPDCAIDIVEIPLSDPFGPLRRQEVDCAVVLLPVAEDDLVLGPVFSRQPQTLAVSVRHPFAARDTLSAEELADCRLIGIDGNAPAYWRQAQAPDHTPGGLPVPAGPSVNTLQEGLSLTAADRGAMLLCRSTADYHGRRDSLTFVPVQGLPDSELGLVRPRARPSPQSEAFAEALTRTTTTP is encoded by the coding sequence ATGAGCGGTGTGGAGATACGCGAGCTGGAGGTGTTCCTCGCCCTCGCACAGGAGTTGCACTTCGGACGGGCGGGCGAGCGCCTGTACGTCTCACAGAGCCGGGTCAGCCAACTGCTGCGCTCGTTGGAGAGCCGCATCGGCGCCCCGCTCGTCGAACGCACCAGCCGCCGGGTCAGCCTGACCCCCCTCGGCGAGAGCTTCCTGGCCGCGCTCCGACCCGCCTACGACGCCCTGCGCGCCACCGTGGACGACGCCCGGGCCGCCGCCCGCGGCATGGGCGGCACCCTGCGCATCGGCTTCCAGGGCACCGTCGACGACTACCTCAGCCAAGCCATCGCCCGCTTCGGCGACCGCTACCCCGACTGCGCGATCGACATCGTCGAGATCCCGCTCTCCGACCCGTTCGGACCGCTGCGCCGCCAAGAGGTCGACTGCGCGGTGGTCCTCCTCCCCGTCGCCGAGGACGACCTCGTCCTCGGCCCCGTCTTCTCCCGCCAGCCGCAGACCCTCGCGGTCTCCGTCCGCCACCCCTTCGCCGCCCGCGACACCCTGTCCGCCGAGGAACTCGCCGACTGTCGACTCATCGGCATCGACGGCAACGCCCCCGCGTACTGGCGCCAGGCCCAGGCCCCCGACCACACCCCCGGCGGCCTCCCCGTCCCCGCCGGCCCCAGCGTCAACACCCTCCAGGAGGGCCTCAGCCTGACCGCCGCCGACCGCGGCGCGATGCTCCTGTGCCGCTCCACCGCCGACTACCACGGCCGCCGCGACTCCCTGACCTTCGTCCCCGTCCAAGGCCTCCCCGACTCCGAACTCGGCCTGGTCCGGCCCCGCGCCCGCCCGTCCCCCCAATCGGAAGCCTTCGCCGAAGCCCTGACCCGAACGACGACCACGCCCTGA
- a CDS encoding MFS transporter, with amino-acid sequence MAQTEEIADTAGVSERSATRGWLGVVAVASATFTVVTSEMLPVGLLTPIGDALRVTEGTAGLTLTITGLVGALSAPLLTPLLGRFDRRTVLCALMLVLTAGNLIAAWAPNFAVMVVARVLVGIGMGGVWSIAAGLAVRLVPPKSIGPATSLVFSGIAVASVLGVPAGTYIGELADWRTAFVVIAALALVVLVALAALLPRLPAEQEVRLSGVMRLFGRPPVRTGLIVVALLVTGHFAAYTYVRPVLEEVSGASAGLIGTLLLVYGVAGVIGNFAAGAGAGRSPRATLLVISVVLAATVALVPVLGGSVLTAGVLLAVWGLSYGGVSVSTQTWLLAAAPDAREAASSLFVGVFNGAIALGALVGGLAADGAGVSAVMWLGGALAAGALLATVLGRAPDSGRL; translated from the coding sequence ATGGCACAGACTGAGGAAATTGCAGACACCGCCGGGGTGTCGGAGCGCTCGGCGACCCGCGGTTGGTTGGGCGTCGTGGCGGTCGCCAGTGCGACCTTCACCGTGGTGACGTCCGAGATGCTGCCCGTGGGCCTGCTGACGCCCATCGGGGACGCGCTGCGGGTGACCGAGGGCACCGCCGGGCTGACGCTGACCATCACCGGGCTCGTCGGCGCGTTGTCCGCGCCGCTGTTGACCCCGTTGTTGGGTCGGTTCGACCGGCGGACCGTGCTGTGCGCGTTGATGTTGGTGTTGACGGCGGGCAACCTGATCGCGGCCTGGGCCCCGAACTTCGCGGTGATGGTGGTGGCGCGCGTGCTCGTCGGCATCGGGATGGGCGGCGTCTGGTCGATCGCGGCGGGCCTGGCGGTACGGCTGGTGCCGCCGAAGTCGATCGGTCCCGCGACCTCGCTGGTCTTCAGCGGTATCGCGGTGGCGTCCGTGCTCGGCGTCCCCGCGGGCACGTACATCGGTGAACTCGCCGACTGGCGGACCGCGTTCGTGGTGATCGCGGCCCTGGCCCTGGTGGTCCTGGTGGCGCTCGCGGCGTTGCTGCCGCGGCTCCCCGCGGAGCAGGAGGTCCGTCTGAGCGGGGTGATGCGGCTGTTCGGCCGGCCGCCGGTACGGACCGGGCTGATCGTGGTGGCCCTGTTGGTGACCGGACACTTCGCCGCCTACACGTACGTACGGCCCGTGCTGGAGGAGGTCTCCGGCGCGAGCGCGGGTCTGATCGGCACGCTGCTCCTCGTGTACGGAGTCGCGGGCGTCATCGGCAACTTCGCCGCGGGCGCCGGCGCCGGGCGCTCTCCGCGCGCCACCCTGCTCGTGATCAGCGTGGTCCTGGCGGCGACGGTCGCCCTGGTGCCGGTGCTCGGTGGTTCCGTGCTGACGGCCGGTGTGCTGCTCGCGGTGTGGGGTCTGTCCTACGGCGGTGTGTCCGTCAGTACCCAGACCTGGCTGCTGGCCGCCGCGCCCGACGCGCGGGAGGCGGCGTCCTCACTGTTCGTCGGCGTGTTCAACGGGGCCATCGCCCTGGGCGCGTTGGTCGGCGGGCTCGCGGCGGACGGCGCCGGGGTCAGCGCGGTGATGTGGCTGGGCGGCGCCCTCGCGGCCGGCGCCCTGCTGGCCACGGTCCTGGGCCGGGCCCCCGACAGCGGCCGGCTGTGA
- a CDS encoding alpha/beta fold hydrolase has product MTSRLTSGKSVLVHGRGPGLLLAHGAGSDIEDSYGPILETLAGRRTVIGPDYPGSGDTPLPDGPLSLDRLADHIVESAVQCGVHSFAISGFSMGSAVAVRAAVRHPERVTALVLSAGFAHPNARLRLVVDTWRKLGAPDQDDRVLAGYLSLVVGGTDWLDERSAEEIEEQLALFAAGMPPGTDAQLALFDDIDVRDDLARLAVPVLVVSPTGDLLITPVHSRELAESIPGARLVTLDCGHAIAAERPDEWAELIDAFLAETEGAAATDR; this is encoded by the coding sequence ATGACCTCTCGACTCACCTCCGGGAAATCCGTCCTCGTTCACGGAAGAGGACCAGGACTGCTGCTCGCACACGGTGCGGGCAGCGACATCGAGGACAGTTACGGCCCGATCCTCGAAACGCTCGCCGGCCGTCGCACCGTGATAGGACCGGATTATCCGGGATCCGGTGACACCCCCCTTCCGGATGGCCCACTGTCCCTTGATCGACTGGCCGATCACATTGTGGAAAGCGCCGTGCAATGCGGCGTACATTCTTTTGCAATATCCGGCTTCTCGATGGGTTCAGCCGTGGCCGTGCGGGCTGCCGTCCGACATCCGGAACGGGTTACCGCACTCGTTCTGTCCGCCGGCTTCGCCCACCCGAATGCCCGCCTGAGATTGGTCGTGGACACCTGGCGGAAGTTGGGTGCGCCCGATCAGGACGACCGGGTCCTGGCCGGTTATCTCTCCCTGGTCGTCGGCGGCACCGACTGGCTCGACGAGCGTTCCGCCGAGGAGATCGAAGAGCAGCTCGCGCTTTTCGCGGCGGGAATGCCCCCGGGCACCGACGCGCAGCTCGCCCTGTTCGACGACATCGACGTACGGGACGACCTGGCCCGCCTCGCGGTGCCGGTCCTCGTCGTGTCACCGACCGGGGACCTCCTGATCACTCCCGTTCACTCCCGCGAACTGGCCGAGTCGATCCCGGGCGCCCGCCTGGTCACCCTCGACTGCGGTCACGCCATCGCCGCGGAGCGGCCCGACGAGTGGGCCGAACTGATCGACGCGTTCCTCGCGGAGACCGAGGGCGCGGCGGCGACCGACCGCTGA